In a single window of the Centroberyx gerrardi isolate f3 chromosome 17, fCenGer3.hap1.cur.20231027, whole genome shotgun sequence genome:
- the ptgr2 gene encoding prostaglandin reductase 2, which translates to MQVQRVVLSSRPGKNGVPVPENFRLEETTLPLDLKYGEVLVRTLYLSVDPYMRCRMNEDTGAEYLTPWQLSECVDGGGVGVVESSRCGALTEGDVVTSFNWPWQTHNIVKGSVLQKLDPQLVDGRLSYFLGAVGITGLTALLGMREKGHVTKGANQTMVVSGAAGACGSIAGQIGRLDGCVKVVGVCGSAEKCRALVEDLGFSAAVDYRRDDVPARLRECCPDGVDVYFDNVGGPISDTVIAQMNNGSHVILCGQISQYNKDVPYPPPLSEETQEALRSKSITRERFMVLNYMEKTEAALLQLSQWVKSGQIKVLETVVSGIENMGVAFCSMMKGGNVGKQIIKLSE; encoded by the exons ATGCAGGTGCAAAGAGTCGTGCTCAGCTCCCGACCTG GTAAAAATGGGGTGCCAGTTCCTGAAAATTTCCGCCTTGAGGAGACGACTTTACCACTTGACCTGAAATACGGGGAGGTCCTCGTCCGAACACTTTACCTCTCTGTCGACCCTTACATG CGATGCCGTATGAATGAAGACACAGGTGCAGAGTACCTGACTCCATGGCAGCTGTCTGAGTGTGTGGACGGTGGAGGGGTCGGTGTGGTCGAGTCCAGCCGCTGCGGCGCTCTCACTGAGGGAGATGTGGTCACTTCATTCAACTGGCCTTGGCAGACACATAACATTGTAAAAGGAAGCGTCTTACAGAAG CTGGACCCACAGTTGGTCGACGGGCGCCTGTCCTACTTTTTGGGTGCAGTCGGTATAACGGGCCTCACTGCTCTGCTGGGCATGAGGGAGAAGGGTCATGTGACCAAAGGGGCCAATCAGACCATGGTGGTGAGCGGAGCGGCCGGGGCCTGCGGCTCCATCGCTGGACAG ATCGGCCGCCTGGACGGCTGTGTGAAGGTGGTCGGCGTCTGCGGCTCTGCTGAGAAGTGCAGAGCTCTAGTGGAAGACCTCGGCTTCTCCGCGGCCGTCGACTATCGGCGGGACGACGTTCCCGCCCGGCTGAGGGAGTGCTGTCCCGACGGCGTAGACGTTTACTTCGACAACGTGGGAGGTCCCATCAGCGACACTGTAATAGCACAG ATGAACAATGGCAGCCATGTGATCCTGTGCGGTCAGATCTCTCAGTACAACAAGGACGTGCCTTACCCTCCGCCCCTGAGCGAGGAGACGCAGGAGGCGCTGCGAAGCAAGAGCATCACCCGGGAGCGATTCATGGTGCTGAACTACATGGAGAAAACAGAGGCCGCCCTCCTCCAGCTCAGCCAGTGGGTTAAATCAGGCCAAATCAAG GTCCTGGAAACAGTGGTGAGCGGCATCGAGAACATGGGAG TGGCATTTTGCTCCATGATGAAAGGTGGAAACGTCGGCAAGCAAATTATAAAGTTATCAGAGTGA